Proteins co-encoded in one Deltaproteobacteria bacterium genomic window:
- a CDS encoding Na/Pi cotransporter family protein — MTEFSGILFLGGLSFFFFGLSSARNALQLLAGDRLRSFITRLTNNRIVAVGLGTLITVSLQSSTATILMLISLAATGLLTLPQAFGVILGADIGTTVVVILLSIKEVADYALLLVVFGFGLESIARGSKQMRYTGRILFSFGMLFYGMHLITQTANPLAVDPNAQFIFTLLSTHPIAMLILSILFTALVQTSAATIGMVIALALAGAVTLPSAIPVVLGANIGTCCSPILASLTSNTNGRRVAMAHLFVKIVGVALAMPFIPHIAVWIEKISLWVTHWVPFIHPDVAGQIAIVHLLFNVALACFFLPFVPFGVWVVSRFLVEGKREEQFGPKYLEETALETPPLAFAQAKREILRIANMTYDLYHDCLKMFDVGFDSDRVLREIEERDDKIDLLDREVRFYLAKIARESLTDLQATQQMNLLSITSDLEGVGDVISKELSRLAEKKLSTKRSFSQEGWIDIQKLHQMGLENFSLVISVFASPDEELLRKVVRQGEHFNAMEQQLRQAHIQRLHAGSPEAFETSSIHLDVLGNLRRINDHLVHLAQLALVT, encoded by the coding sequence ATGACTGAATTCAGTGGAATTCTATTTTTAGGGGGACTTTCGTTTTTCTTTTTTGGTCTCTCCAGCGCGCGCAATGCCTTGCAGTTGTTGGCAGGGGATCGCTTGCGCTCCTTCATTACCCGTTTAACCAATAACCGGATTGTGGCTGTGGGGCTTGGGACACTGATCACCGTGAGTTTGCAAAGTTCCACCGCCACCATTTTAATGCTGATTAGTTTGGCCGCAACCGGTTTGCTAACTTTGCCCCAAGCCTTTGGCGTTATTTTGGGAGCGGATATCGGGACCACCGTTGTTGTCATTTTATTATCAATCAAAGAAGTCGCCGATTATGCTTTGCTGTTGGTTGTGTTTGGTTTTGGATTGGAATCCATTGCGCGTGGTTCAAAACAGATGCGTTACACGGGGCGCATTTTGTTTAGTTTCGGAATGTTATTTTATGGAATGCATTTGATTACCCAAACGGCCAACCCTCTTGCTGTTGACCCAAATGCCCAATTTATTTTTACCTTGTTGAGTACGCATCCCATCGCGATGCTTATTTTGTCGATTCTTTTTACCGCTTTGGTCCAAACTTCTGCCGCAACCATTGGTATGGTCATTGCGTTGGCTCTTGCAGGGGCTGTCACGCTACCGTCCGCAATTCCCGTTGTACTGGGCGCCAATATCGGAACCTGCTGTAGTCCCATTTTGGCTTCACTGACCAGCAACACAAATGGACGAAGAGTCGCGATGGCCCATTTGTTTGTAAAAATTGTGGGAGTTGCTTTGGCGATGCCCTTCATTCCCCACATCGCGGTGTGGATCGAAAAAATTTCACTTTGGGTTACCCATTGGGTTCCTTTTATTCACCCGGATGTCGCCGGACAAATTGCGATTGTTCACCTGCTTTTTAATGTTGCACTCGCGTGTTTCTTTTTGCCTTTTGTTCCGTTTGGGGTTTGGGTTGTTTCAAGATTTTTGGTGGAGGGAAAAAGAGAAGAACAATTTGGGCCGAAATATCTGGAGGAAACCGCTTTGGAAACACCCCCACTTGCTTTTGCGCAGGCCAAACGAGAAATTTTGCGGATTGCGAACATGACCTACGATTTGTATCATGACTGCCTGAAAATGTTTGATGTGGGTTTTGATTCGGATCGTGTTTTGAGAGAAATTGAAGAGAGAGACGACAAAATTGATTTGCTGGATCGTGAGGTTCGATTCTATCTTGCCAAGATTGCCCGCGAAAGTTTGACCGATCTGCAAGCAACCCAGCAGATGAACCTGCTTTCCATTACGTCCGATTTGGAGGGTGTTGGAGATGTGATTTCAAAAGAACTGTCAAGATTGGCAGAAAAAAAACTGTCAACAAAACGCAGTTTTTCTCAGGAAGGTTGGATTGATATTCAAAAACTTCATCAAATGGGATTGGAAAATTTCAGTCTTGTGATTTCTGTTTTTGCCTCTCCCGATGAAGAACTACTTCGCAAAGTGGTCCGGCAGGGAGAACATTTCAACGCAATGGAACAGCAACTGCGCCAGGCGCATATTCAGCGCCTTCACGCGGGAAGCCCCGAAGCTTTCGAAACCAGCTCCATCCACCTCGATGTTTTGGGAAATCTAAGACGCATCAACGACCACTTAGTCCATTTAGCCCAACTAGCCCTAGTCACATAA
- a CDS encoding outer membrane lipoprotein carrier protein LolA, which translates to MKSIVYGLWSMVLLISPLMADASQVSKVSEQSEREGEAPPALPVEGALLAPKIEETYQNTNTLQAEFTQSTYVPLLEKTITRPGRLFYQKGGKLRIEYAGGGQDPALPGREANSKSLRSTNRMTHYISDGKTLWVFDPQSKEKQSYLLKDSGLPEEALKFLTELGNLTTYFNVTEKKEKLILKPKKKSTYSSLDCLFEKNNYLTDLTIHSHSGNTSQYRFFNIKPGIKFPAKLFTL; encoded by the coding sequence ATGAAGTCCATAGTCTATGGTCTATGGTCCATGGTCCTGCTTATTTCCCCGCTCATGGCCGATGCCTCACAAGTTTCTAAAGTAAGCGAGCAAAGCGAGCGAGAGGGGGAGGCTCCGCCGGCTTTGCCGGTGGAGGGGGCTTTGCTTGCCCCTAAAATAGAAGAAACCTATCAAAACACAAACACCCTTCAGGCGGAATTCACACAAAGTACTTATGTCCCTCTTTTGGAAAAAACAATCACAAGACCGGGCCGTCTTTTTTATCAAAAAGGCGGGAAGTTGCGCATTGAATATGCCGGCGGCGGTCAAGACCCGGCTTTGCCGGGTCGCGAAGCAAACTCGAAGAGTTTGCGGAGTACCAATAGAATGACTCATTACATCAGCGACGGGAAAACATTGTGGGTGTTCGATCCGCAATCCAAAGAAAAACAAAGCTATCTTCTAAAAGATTCTGGACTTCCCGAAGAAGCACTCAAATTTTTGACGGAGTTGGGAAACCTGACCACTTATTTTAATGTCACAGAGAAAAAAGAAAAATTGATTTTAAAACCGAAAAAAAAATCAACCTACAGTTCCCTCGATTGCCTCTTTGAAAAAAATAATTACCTCACCGACCTCACCATCCACAGTCACTCAGGCAACACATCCCAATACCGTTTCTTCAACATAAAACCCGGAATAAAATTCCCCGCCAAATTATTCACGCTTTAA